Proteins found in one Quercus robur chromosome 2, dhQueRobu3.1, whole genome shotgun sequence genomic segment:
- the LOC126712744 gene encoding 3-ketoacyl-CoA synthase 10, producing MANEQDLLSTEIVNRGIESSGPNAGSLTFSVRVRRRLPDFLQSVNLKYVKLGYHYLINHGIYLATIPVLVLVFSAEVGSLSREELWRKLWEDARYDLATVLGFFGVFVFTLSVYFMSRPRSIYLVDFACYQPHDDLKVTKEEFIELARKSGKFDEASLQFQKRILQSSGIGDETYVPKSVIMSTENCATMKEGRAEASTVIFGALDELFEKTKVRPKDIGVLVVNCSIFNPTPSLSAMIINHYKMRGNILSYNLGGMGCSAGIIAVDLARDMLQSNPNSCAVVVSTESVGYNWYPGRDRSMLIPNCFFRMGCSAVLLSNRGRDYRRAKYRLEHIVRTHKGADDRSFSCVYQEEDEQKFKGLKVSKDLMEIGGDALKTNITTLGPLVLPLSEQLLFFGTLVWRHLFGGKTGPGLHPSSSPSSKKPYIPDYKLAFEHFCVHAASKTVLDELQRNLELSDKNIEPSRMTLHRFGNTSSSSIWYELAYLEAKERVRRGDRVWQLAFGSGFKCNSVVWRAMRRVRKPNRNPWLDCIDRYPVNLSL from the exons ATGGCTAATGAACAGGATCTCTTATCCACAGAGATTGTAAACCGAGGGATTGAGTCTTCTGGACCCAATGCTGGCTCTCTAACATTCTCAGTTAGGGTCCGAAGAAGGCTACCAGACTTTCTTCAATCAGTTAACCTCAAGTATGTGAAACTAGGGTACCATTATCTCATAAACCATGGCATATACTTGGCCACCATACCTGTGCTTGTCCTTGTGTTTAGTGCAGAGGTGGGGAGTCTTAGCAGAGAAGAGCTATGGAGGAAGCTGTGGGAAGATGCACGCTATGATCTTGCCACTGTGCTTGGTTTCTTTGGTGTGTTTGTGTTCACACTTTCTGTCTACTTTATGTCAAGGCCAAGATCCATTTACCTTGTCGATTTTGCGTGCTATCAGCCTCACGATGATCTTAAG GTGACCAAGGAGGAGTTCATTGAGCTGGCACGAAAATCAGGCAAGTTTGACGAGGCAAGCCTGCAATTCCAGAAGAGAATTCTACAGTCATCTGGCATAGGTGATGAAACCTACGTCCCAAAATCAGTGATCATGTCCACCGAAAACTGTGCAACCATGAAAGAAGGTCGCGCTGAGGCCTCAACAGTGATATTTGGAGCCCTTGACGAGCTGTTTGAGAAAACCAAGGTGCGTCCAAAGGATATAGGAGTCCTAGTAGTGAACTGCAGCATCTTCAACCCTACCCCATCACTCTCTGCAATGATCATAAACCACTATAAAATGAGGGGTAACATACTGAGCTACAACCTTGGTGGCATGGGGTGCAGTGCTGGGATTATAGCCGTGGACTTGGCTAGAGATATGCTTCAATCAAACCCAAATAGCTGTGCTGTTGTGGTGAGCACTGAGAGTGTAGGGTATAATTGGTACCCAGGGCGTGATAGGTCCATGCTCATTCCCAATTGTTTTTTCCGTATGGGATGCTCCGCGGTGCTCCTCTCCAACCGTGGCCGTGACTACCGTCGTGCCAAGTACCGCCTTGAACATATTGTTCGAACCCATAAAGGAGCTGATGACCGGAGTTTCAG TTGTGTTTACCAGGAGGAAGATGAACAAAAATTTAAGGGGCTAAAGGTGAGCAAAGACCTAATGGAAATTGGTGGTGATGCTCTCAAAACCAACATCACCACACTTGGACCTTTGGTGCTACCCTTATCAGAGCAGCTCCTCTTCTTCGGCACATTGGTTTGGAGGCACTTATTTGGTGGTAAAACTGGACCTGGTTTACACCcttcatcatcaccatcatccaAGAAGCCATACATTCCTGACTATAAGTTGGCATTCGAGCACTTTTGCGTGCACGCGGCGAGTAAGACCGTGTTAGATGAGCTACAAAGAAACCTTGAGCTGAGTGACAAGAACATAGAACCTTCAAGGATGACATTGCACCGCTTTGGTAACACTTCAAGCAGCAGTATATGGTACGAGTTAGCTTATTTGGAGGCTAAAGAGAGGGTGAGAAGAGGAGACAGGGTTTGGCAACTAGCATTTGGGTCTGGCTTCAAGTGCAAcagtgtggtttggagggccatgCGTCGTGTTAGGAAGCCTAATAGGAATCCCTGGCTCGATTGCATTGACAGATACCCTGTGAATCTCTCTCTGTAG
- the LOC126712746 gene encoding probable flavin-containing monooxygenase 1 — protein sequence MASEQNQSHILLASKVGIIGAGISGIAAAKQLSGYSPVVFEATDSIGGVWKHCSFTSTKLQTPRCDYEFSDYPWPERDNSTFPSHVEILEYLHGYATHFDVLKFIKFNSRVIEIRYVGDRSTDNIQHKLSSKTSTEYGNLLKGHPVWEVAIENNQSQTVQWYAFEFLVVCIGKYGDVPKMPSFPPNKGQEVFQGKVLHSVDYSKLDRETSRALLKGKKVAIVGYKKSAIDLAVECAQANQGPDGQSCTMVIRTLHWTVPSYRIWGLPFFLFYSTRSSQFLHERPNQNLFRTLFLPVLSPMQRAISKFIESYLVWKLPLVKYGLKPDHPFVEDYASCQMAILPENFFAEADKGKIEFKKTSKWWFWNGGIEFEDNTRLEADVVLLATGYDGKKKLQAVLPEPFRSLIVDDSGIMPLYRGTIHPLIPNMAFVGYIESVSNLHTAELRCTWLARLADNVFKLPSVEKMLTQVTEEMQVMKRTTRFYKRHCISTFSINHSDEICEEMGWNAWRKKNWLSEAFSPYNSQDYIDEEEN from the exons ATGGCTAGCGAGCAAAACCAAAGCCACATTCTCTTAGCATCTAAGGTTGGGATCATTGGGGCTGGTATTAGCGGAATCGCTGCCGCTAAACAGCTTTCGGGTTATAGCCCTGTGGTTTTTGAGGCCACAGATTCCATAGGAGGTGTCTGGAAACACTGTTCTTTCACTTCTACTAAACTCCAAACCCCTCGTTGTGATTATGAGTTCTCTGATTACCCTTGGCCTGAAAGAGATAATTCAACTTTCCCTTCTCATGTTgaaatattggaatacttgcaTGGCTATGCAACACACTTTGATGTGTTGAAGTTCATCAAGTTCAACTCTAGGGTGATTGAAATCCGGTATGTTGGTGACCGGAGTACTGATAACATTCAGCACAAATTGAGTTCCAAAACATCCACAGAGTACGGGAATCTGCTGAAAGGCCATCCTGTTTGGGAGGTTGCCATAGAAAATAACCAATCCCAAACTGTTCAG TGGTATGCTTTCGAGTTTCTTGTGGTATGCATCGGAAAATATGGAGACGTACCAAAAATGCCAAGTTTTCCACCAAACAAAGGCCAAGAAGTATTTCAAGGCAAGGTCTTACATTCAGTGGATTACTCCAAACTTGACAGAGAAACCTCTCGTGCACTTCTCAAAGGAAAGAAGGTGGCAATTGTTGGCTACAAAAAATCAGCTATTGATTTAGCCGTCGAGTGCGCACAGGCAAACCAag GACCTGATGGGCAATCATGCACGATGGTGATAAGGACTTTGCACTGGACCGTTCCGTCTTACAGGATTTGGGGATTgccatttttcttgttttattcAACAAGGTCCTCTCAGTTTCTACACGAAAGGCCAAATCAAAATTTGTTCAGGACCTTGTTCTTACCTGTTTTATCTCCAATG CAAAGAGCAATTTCCAAGTTCATAGAGTCGTACTTGGTGTGGAAGCTTCCCTTAGTGAAGTATGGACTGAAACCAGATCATCCATTTGTGGAGGACTATGCTTCCTGCCAGATGGCTATCTTGCCAGAGAATTTCTTTGCTGAGGCAGACAAGGGAAAGATAGAGTTTAAAAAGACATCAAAATGGTGGTTTTGGAATGGGGGAATTGAATTTGAAGACAACACAAGATTGGAAGCTGATGTTGTGCTTCTTGCTACTGGTTATGATGGGAAGAAGAAACTTCAAGCTGTACTTCCTGAGCCTTTTAGGAGTCTCATAGTGGATGACTCCGGGATCATGCCCCTTTACAG AGGCACAATTCATCCCTTAATCCCCAACATGGCGTTTGTGGGGTATATTGAGAGTGTCTCAAATCTGCACACGGCGGAGTTACGGTGCACCTGGCTGGCTAGATTGGCTGATAATGTATTCAAGCTTCCTAGTGTTGAGAAAATGCTGACACAAGTAACAGAAGAGATGCAAGTCATGAAGAGGACAACCAGATTCTACAAGAGACACTGCATTTCCACTTTCAGTATCAACCACAGTGATGAGATTTGTGAAGAGATGGGATGGAATGCTtggaggaagaagaattggCTTTCGGAAGCTTTTAGCCCTTACAACAGCCAAGACTacattgatgaagaagaaaattaa
- the LOC126703154 gene encoding uncharacterized protein LOC126703154 yields the protein MRSRSSKSETRQGMEIDHKLNSKLKEEPHLSGAYIRSLVKQLTSSRTKDPMNSIDPETSAVVAEGLPGGQNLTSFGEACFSDQSQQQAQQEPPQPQQHKKQVRRRLHTSRPYQERLLNMAEARREIVTALKRNPRIYPSSTPNFSNYLDSLSYSSSFSHSPGSYPFTWSTPSPFAPPPVAENLNFTLPNQPLGLNLNLHDFNNLETSLYHNPSLCSSSSSPSQSSSSSPTLSLATDQEVPNSVVTTPALADHVIESSSGTAGGSSGSGDLHAAMDDEEMAEIRSIGEQHQMEWNDTMNLVTSAWWFKFLKTMEIEGPAEVKAEGADFEGYHPFDEVMEFPSWLNANENCLQQHFNDDCAKDYLQYPALPCMDIGEIEGMDGDWLS from the exons ATGAGGAGTCGATCTTCAAAATCAGAAACTAGGCAAGGAATGGAAATAGATCATAAGCTTAATAGTAAGCTCAAAGAGGAACCTCATCTCTCTGGTGCTTACATCCGTAGCTTAGTGAAACAACTTACCTCCTCAAGAACCAAAGACCCCATGAATTCCATAGACCCAGAAACTAGTGCTGTTGTTGCTGAAGGTTTACCTGGTGGCCAAAATTTAACATCATTCGGTGAAGCTTGTTTCAGTGATCAATCCCAGCAACAAGCACAGCAAGAACCTCCACAACCTcaacaacacaaaaaacaagttaggAGGAGACTCCACACCAGTAGACCATACCAAGAGAGGCTTCTAAACATGGCTGAGGCTAGGAGAGAGATTGTTACTGCTCTTAA GAGAAATCCTAGAATATACCCATCAAGTACCCCCAATTTTTCTAATTATCTAGACAGTCTTTCCTACTCATCATCTTTTTCTCATTCTCCAGGATCATATCCTTTCACTTGGTCCACTCCTTCTCCATTTGCACCTCCACCTGTTGCTGAAAATCTCAATTTCACACTTCCAAACCAGCCCTTAGGCCTAAATCTCAATCTTCATGATTTTAACAACTTAGAAACCAGTCTTTATCACAACCCTTCACTGTGCTCATCCTCATCATCTCCATCTcaatcatcatcctcatccccAACTCTTTCTTTAGCTACTGATCAGGAAGTACCCAATTCAGTTGTGACTACTCCTGCACTAGCAGATCATGTTATTGAGTCTTCCAGTGGCACAGCTGGTGGCAGTAGTGGATCAGGAGACTTACATGCAGCCATGGATGATGAAGAGATGGCGGAGATTAGATCGATAGGCGAGCAGCATCAGATGGAATGGAATGACACAATGAATTTGGTCACATCAGCATGGTGGTTTAAGTTCTTGAAGACCATGGAAATTGAGGGTCCAGCTGAAGTTAAGGCTGAAGGAGCTGATTTTGAAGGGTACCATCCATTTGATGAAGTCATGGAATTCCCATCTTGGTTGAATGCAAATGAAAACTGCTTGCAACAACATTTCAATGATGACTGCGCAAAGGACTACTTACAATATCCTGCTTTGCCTTG CATGGACATTGGAGAAATCGAAGGCATGGACGGGGACTGGTTATCATGA